Genomic window (Sphingosinicella microcystinivorans):
CGGGCCGAACTTCACCGACGGGCGCTTCCATGCCGTGCTGCCCGTCGGCGACGACCACGGGCTCGGCGAGACGACGGGCCGCGCCGAGGACGAAGGCCGCTTCCGCACGCCGGGGCTGCGCAACGTCGCGCTGACCGCGCCCTACCTGCACGATGGCCGCGCCGCGCACCTTGCCGACGCGATCACCGCGCACAACAAACCGATACCGGCGCAGGACATGGACGACCTCGTCGCCTTCCTGAACGCGCTGACCGACCGGGGCTTCGTGTCGGACCCCCGGCTTTCGCTTCCGGACCGCGCCTGCGGCAAGCGGCTGTAGGCCGGTTCAGGGCTCGTCCGGCTGCGATTCGTCGCGGATGAGGCTGATCAGCGTCTTGTACGACACGTCATCGGTGACGGCGGCGAGCTTCGCTTCGAAGGCGCGGTAGGTTTCGAGCACGGTGCGGCCGAAGGGCGTGAGCCGCGCGCCCTTGTCGCGCCCGCCGCCCGCGATGGTCTCCACGACGCGCGCCTTCCAGCAGCGGTTGAGGCTGTCGACGAGCAGCCACGTGCGGCGGTAGCTCATGCCCATCGCGCGGCCCGCCGCCGAGATCGAGCCCTCGCGGTCGATGGCCTCGAGGAGATCGGCCTTGCCGGGACCGATCGCGGGCTCGCCGCCGCGGAAGATCTGCGCCTTGAGCTTGAGCCTGCCGATGATCGCCATGCCCGCCTCAGTCCGGCTTCGGGAACAGCGCGGCGAGGCGCGCGAGCTGTTCATCGAGGACGGCGCCGACGGCGGGCGCGGTCGCCGCCATGTCGAAGCGCGCGTGCCCGCCGACGACGTAGGTCTGCGTGATCTCGGTGCCGCCCTCGACGGGCTTCAGGGTCCACGTCAGCGTCGCGGCCAGCCCTTCCGACTGGAGCGGCCCGAGCCCGCCGGCGAGACGCAGCGCCTTGCCGGACATCACCATCACGGCGCGCATGTGCTCGACCGAGCCGCCGTCCGCCAGCGTTTCGCAGAAGCAGCCGCCCGCCCTCGCATCGAGCGTGAAATTCCCCGCCTTGCCGGAATAGCTGTGCGCCGGGCTCCAGTAGCGCGCGGGCGCGACGAGCGCGGCCCACACCGCATCCGGCGCGGCGGCGGCGACGGCCCTGTTCTCGACGACGAAACCGGCTTCGCCGACCTTCACGTCCGCAGCGGCGGGCGCGGCGGCCAGCATGAGCGCAGGCAGAATGAAGCGCATGGGTTCCTCCCCTCCTGACGAGCGGAGTGTGCAGCGGATCGCGTCAGGCGTCCAGAATCGCCGCGATGCTTGCCGAGACGTCACCCATGTCCGCCATGCCGTCGACGCGCTTCACGAGGCCGCGCACTTCGTAGATCGGCAGGATCGGCGCGGTCTTGGCGCGGTACTCGGCCATGCGCGTGCGGACCGTCTCGGCATTGTCGTCGGGGCGGCGCTTGAACTCGGTGCCGCCGCAGACGTCGCAGACGCCTTCGACCTTGGGCTGCTTGAATTTGTCGTGATAGCCCTCGCCGCACTTGGCGCAGGTGAAGCGGCCGGTGATACGCTCGACGAGCGCGTCCTCGTCGACATCGAGCTCGATGACATAGTCGAGGCTGCGGCCGCGCGCGCCGAGGATCGCGTCGAGCGATTCGGCCTGCGCCGCCGTGCGCGGATAGCCGTCGAAGATCGCGCCCTTGTCCGGCCCCATCTCGTCGAGCTTGTCGCCGATGAGGTCGGAGACGATCTCGTCGGAGACGAGCTGGCCCGCGTCCATCACGGCCTTGGCCTTGAGGCCCACGGGGCTCCCCGCCTTCACCGCCGCGCGAAGCATGTCGCCGGTCGACAGCTGCACCATGCCGCGCTCTTCGACGAGCTTTGCGGCCTGCGTGCCCTTACCCGCCCCCGGCGGGCCGAGCAGTATGATGTTCAACGCCGATTCCCCCTCAGCTTCGCCTTCTTGATGAGACCCTCGTACTGGTGCGCGAGCAGGTGCGACTGAATCTGCGCGACCGTATCCATCGTTACGTTGACGACGATCAGAAGGGAAGTGCCGCCGAAGTAGAACGGCAGCGCGAACGCCGAAATCAGATATTCGGGGATGAGGCAGATGAGCGTGAGATAGCTCGCGCCGACGACCGTGATCCGGGTGAGCACGTAATCGAGATATTGCGAGGTCTTCTCGCCGGGCCGGATGCCGGGGATGAAGCCGCCCTGACGCTTCAGATTGTCCGCCGTCTCCTCGGGATTGAAGACGATCGCCGTGTAGAAGAAGCAGAAGAAGATGATGCCCGCCGCATACATCCCCATGTAGAGGGGCGAACCGTGCTGGAGCGCCGTGGTGACGGTGATCATCCAGTCGCTTTGCGAACCCTGCCCGGCGAACTGCGCGACGGTGAGCGGCATCAGCAGGAGGGACGAGGCGAAGATCGGCGGGATGACGCCCGCGGTGTTGAGCTTCAGCGGCAGGTGCGAGCTGTCGCCCTGCGTCATGCGGTTGCCCACCTGTCGCTTGGGATATTGCACGAGGATGCGCCGCTGCGCGCGCTCCATGAAGCAGATGAAGGCGATGACGACGATCACCGCCGCGATGATCGCGAGGATGACGATGCCCGACAT
Coding sequences:
- a CDS encoding winged helix-turn-helix domain-containing protein, producing MAIIGRLKLKAQIFRGGEPAIGPGKADLLEAIDREGSISAAGRAMGMSYRRTWLLVDSLNRCWKARVVETIAGGGRDKGARLTPFGRTVLETYRAFEAKLAAVTDDVSYKTLISLIRDESQPDEP
- a CDS encoding SRPBCC family protein, encoding MRFILPALMLAAAPAAADVKVGEAGFVVENRAVAAAAPDAVWAALVAPARYWSPAHSYSGKAGNFTLDARAGGCFCETLADGGSVEHMRAVMVMSGKALRLAGGLGPLQSEGLAATLTWTLKPVEGGTEITQTYVVGGHARFDMAATAPAVGAVLDEQLARLAALFPKPD
- a CDS encoding adenylate kinase; the encoded protein is MNIILLGPPGAGKGTQAAKLVEERGMVQLSTGDMLRAAVKAGSPVGLKAKAVMDAGQLVSDEIVSDLIGDKLDEMGPDKGAIFDGYPRTAAQAESLDAILGARGRSLDYVIELDVDEDALVERITGRFTCAKCGEGYHDKFKQPKVEGVCDVCGGTEFKRRPDDNAETVRTRMAEYRAKTAPILPIYEVRGLVKRVDGMADMGDVSASIAAILDA
- the secY gene encoding preprotein translocase subunit SecY; protein product: MASAAEQLAANLNWGSFSKATDLKKRLWFTLGALVVFRLCSFVPLPGIDPVQLELLFDQTRGGVLDFVNMFSGGALERMSIVALNIMPYITSSIIVQLMTSLSPSMAQLKKEGESGRKKINQYTRYGTVALTLFQGYGIAVGLEGWGAGQGASAVLDPGWFFRITTMITLLGGTMFLMWLGEQITARGIGNGISLIIMAGIVATLPSALAGLFEQGRTGAMSGIVILAIIAAVIVVIAFICFMERAQRRILVQYPKRQVGNRMTQGDSSHLPLKLNTAGVIPPIFASSLLLMPLTVAQFAGQGSQSDWMITVTTALQHGSPLYMGMYAAGIIFFCFFYTAIVFNPEETADNLKRQGGFIPGIRPGEKTSQYLDYVLTRITVVGASYLTLICLIPEYLISAFALPFYFGGTSLLIVVNVTMDTVAQIQSHLLAHQYEGLIKKAKLRGNRR